Proteins found in one Kwoniella bestiolae CBS 10118 chromosome 1, complete sequence genomic segment:
- a CDS encoding tryptophan synthase, beta subunit, producing MSEHLKRVFAEKKEQVSDQCNFVIDEGNHTDLALSYRINRMSISFIRRPILAKRFLAHRAFVTFLTAGFPTRDATVPLMMALEAGGADIIELGVPFSDPIADGPTIQRANTIAIENGVHYADCLEYTRQARKLGLKVPVIFMGYYNPLIAYGEEKAVQDAREAGANGYIIVDLPPEEAIKFRNICQDSGMSYVPLIAPSTSIDRVKFLTGIADSFIYVVSKMGVTGSSAGVAISASLPELVARIRAFTPVPLAVGFGVDNRTHFEFVTSAGSDAVVVGSKIIKLVLDNPKIEKSTKLVEEFCREITLHGQNPPPLGRKNGTAPSAAERPNGVNGTEKVEPVLPIPEGETARPELEVNQPGKLPSRFGLFGGAYVPESLVDCLNEIEAAHAEAIKDPEFWKEFEDMFGYINRPSQLYLAERLTEEMGGAKIWLKREDLNHTGSHKINNAVGQILLAKRLGKKRIIAETGAGQHGVATATVCAKFGLQCDVYMGAEDVRRQELNVFRIKMLGGNVIPVTSGTQTLKDAVNEAMREWVTRLEDTHYLIGSAIGPHPFPTIVRDFQRVIGREIKSQMQEKCGKLPDAVVACVGGGSNAIGTFYDFIEDEGVRLIGVEAGGHGVDTDLHSATLTKGVIGVVHGASSYIIQSKEGQLVPTHSISAGLDYNSVGPEHSHLKYTGRAEYIVADDEQALKAFKMVTQLEGIIPALESSHGLWGGMQLAKTLPKDKDVVICLSGNGAKDVAEVLLTLKDKKWADKLDWHVAQ from the exons ATGTCTGAACACTTGAAAAGAGTCTTcgcagagaagaaggagcaggtgagtgatcagtGTAACTTTGTTATCGATGAGGGGAACCATACTGATCTTGCCTTGTCATACAGGATCAACCGTATGTCTATCTCGTTCATTCGACGACCTATCCTAGCTAAACGTTTTCTTGCCCACAGAGCATTCGTCACCTTCCTCACGGCTGGTTTTCCCACTCGCGATGCCACCGTCCCCCTGATGATGGCGTTGGAAGCTGGCGGAGCGGATATAATCGAATTGGGTGTACCATTCAGTGATCCCATTGCTGATGGACCTACCATCCAGAGGGCTAATACT ATCGCCATTGAGAATGGTGTGCATTATGCGGATTGTTTGGAATATACTAGACAGGCTAGGAAGTTGGGGTTAAAGGTTCCTGTTATCTTTATGG GCTACTACAACCCCCTTATTGCCTATGGCGAAGAGAAAGCCGTTCAGGATGCACGAGAAGCAGGCGCAAACGGATACATTATTGTTGATCTGCCCCCTGAGGAAGCTATCAAATTCAGAAATATCTGTCAGGACTCTGG CATGTCATACGTTCCCCTTATCGCCCCTTCGACAAGTATCGATCGAGTCAAATTCTTGACTGGTATTGCCGATTCCTTCATCTACGTTGTCTCCAAG ATGGGTGTCACTGGTTCCTCAGCAGGAGTAGCCATCTCCGCGTCCCTCCCCGAACTCGTCGCTAGGATCAGAGCCTTCACACCCGTACCATTAGCAGTAGGTTTCGGAGTGGACAACCGAACGCACTTTGAATTCGTCACTTCCGCTGGATCGGATGCCGTAGTAGTAGGATCGAAAATCATCAAATTGGTATTGGATAATCCCAAGATTGAGAAATCTACAAAATTGGTCGAAGAGTTCTGTAGGGAGATCACTTTGCATGGTCAGAACCCCCCTCCATTAGGTAGAAAGAACGGTACCGCCCCTTCCGCAGCTGAAAGACCAAACGGAGTGAACGGGACGGAGAAGGTTGAACCTGTCCTGCCTATACCCGAGGGGGAGACTGCTCGACCTGAGTTGGAAGTCAACCAACCTGGGAAATTACCTTCGCGATTTGGGTTGTTTGGTGGTGCCTACGTACCCGAGTCGTTGGTGGATTGTTTGAACGAGATTGAGGCTGCGCATGCGGAGGCGATCAAGGACCCGGAGTTCTGGAAGGAGTTTGAAGATATGTTTGGATATATTAACAGACCTAGTCAGCTGTACCTTGCTGAGAGGCTGACTGAGGAGATGGGCGGGGCGAAGATCTGGTTGAA ACGAGAAGATCTCAATCACACTGGATCGCATAAGATTAACAATGCCGTTGGACAG ATCCTCCTCGCTAAACGATTGGGTAAAAAACGAATTATCGCTGAGACCGGTGCGGGACAACACGGTGTTGCCACTGCTACTGTCTGTGCTAAGTTTGGGCTCCAATGTGATGTCTATATGGGTGCCGAGGATGTCAGGAGACAGGAGTTGAACGTGTTTAGAATTAAAATGTTGGGTGGTAAT GTAATCCCCGTCACATCCGGAACCCAGACATTGAAAGACGCAGTCAACGAAGCGATGCGAGAATGGGTCACTCGACTCGAAGATACCCATTATCTCATTGGATCAGCCATCGGGCCTCACCCCTTCCCTACCATCGTCAGAGATTTCCAGAGAGTCATCggaagagagatcaaatCGCAGATGCAAGAGAAATGCGGTAAATTGCCTGATGCTGTTGTGGCGTGCGTTGGGGGTGGTTCGAACGCTATTGGGACTTTCTATGATTtcattgaggatgagggggttaGGTTGATTGGTGTTGAGGCTGGAGGTCATG GTGTCGATACCGACTTGCACTCTGCTACACTCACCAAAGGAGTAATTGGTGTTGTTCACGGTGCTTCGTCGTACATCATTCAAAGTAAGGAGGGTCAATTGGTTCCCACACATAGTATCAGTGCTG GTCTCGATTACAACTCCGTCGGACCTGAACATTCCCACTTGAAGTACACCGGTCGAGCCGAATATATCGTagcggatgatgagcaagCTCTCAAAGCTTTCAAGATGGTCACTCAGTTGGAAGGTATTATCCCAGCTTTGGAATCTAGTCATGGTCTTTGGGGAGGGATGCAGTTGGCCAAGACTTTACCGAAAGATAAGGACGTTGttat CTGCCTCAGTGGAAACGGTGCCAAGGATGTAGCCGAGGTATTATTAACTTTGAAGGACAAGAAATGGGCCGACAAGTTGGATTGGCACGTTGCTCAATAA
- a CDS encoding ribosomal protein P1 encodes MSSELAATYAALILADEGIEITGDKIVSLATAAKVEVEPIWASLLAKALDGKDVKDLLTNVGGGGAPAAAAPGAAAAAGGAADEAAPAEEKKEEAKEESDDDMGFGLFD; translated from the exons ATG TCTTCCGAACTCGCTGCTACCTACGCCGCTCTTATCCTCGCCGACGAGGGTATTGAGATCACC GGTGACAAAATCGTCTCTCTCGCTACCGCCGCCAAGGTCGAAGTTGAACCCATCTGGGCTTCCCTCTTAGCCAAGGCTCTCGACGGTAAAGACGTCAAGGATCTCCTCACCAAcgtcggtggtggtggtgccCCCGCCGCTGCTGCCCCAGGTGCCgctgccgctgctggtgGTGCTGCCGATGAGGCCGCCCCtgccgaggagaagaaggaggaggctAAGGAGGAATCCgatgatgacatg GGTTTCGGTCTCTTCGACTAA
- a CDS encoding 60S ribosomal protein uL30: protein MAPSTSVPTAEQIAVPETLLKKRRTNEATREAKLAAAAEARKASKAKRNVIFKRAGEYVHEYVQQEKEEIRLKREARKTGDFYVGAQPKVYFVVRIKGISKIAPKPKKILQLLRLLQINNGVFIRVTKATTQMLNLVNPYITYGEVNLKAIRELVYKRGYAKVDGSRIPITDNSIIEKQLGKYGIICIEDLVHEIATCGPNFKQATSALWPFKLSNPNGGWRPRKFTTYIEGGDTGNREQAMSKLVHQMV from the exons aTGGCTCCTTCAACCAG TGTGCCTACCgccgag CAAATCGCCGTCCCTGAGACTTTGCTCAAAAAGCGAAGAACCAACGAGGCCACCCGAGAGGCCAAGTTGGCCGCTGCCGCTGAGGCCcgaaag GCCTCAAAAGCCAAGCGAAACGTCATCTTCAAGAGAGCCGGTGAATACGTACACGAGTACGTTCAacaagagaaggaggagatcagaCTCAAGAGAGAGGCTAGAAAGACTGGTGACTTCTACGTCGGTGCTCAACCCAAGGTCTACTTTGTTGTCCGAATCAAGGG TATCTCCAAGATCGCTCCTAAACCCAAGAagatcctccaactcctccgACTCCTCCAAATCAACAACGGTGTCTTCATCCGAGTAACCAAGGCTACCACTCAAATGCTCAACCTTGTCAACCCATACATCACCTACGGAGAAGTCAACCTCAAGGCCATCCGAGAATTAGTCTACAAGCGAGGATACGCCAAGGTCGACGGATCCAGAATCCCCATCACCGACAACTCGATCATCGAGAAGCAATTGGGCAAATACGGTATCATCTGTATCGAGGATTTGGTCCACGAGATCGCCACCTGCGGACCAAACTTCAAGCAAGCCACCTCTGCCCTCTGGCCATTCAAGCTCTCCAACCCTAACGGCGGATGGAGACCTAGAAAGTTCACCACCTACATCGAAGGTGGTGATACCGGAAACAGAGAACAGGCCATGTCCAAGCTCGTTCACCAAATGGTATAA